The Tubulanus polymorphus chromosome 1, tnTubPoly1.2, whole genome shotgun sequence genome contains a region encoding:
- the LOC141914626 gene encoding cytochrome c oxidase subunit 7A2-like, mitochondrial, translating into MFYKFNSISGRVAPSTQSAAYNPQGIRPFEDRPAFFQFDQKNTRPVTSEARSTLGKMADLKQPKINMSTAAAGTTKPLGFIPSNPKYQRIIELQKKFSKNDGVLVWLKMGGRDKALVGLTVACCIAGFASGFSTLYDMARKKN; encoded by the exons ATGttttataaattcaattcaatttctggGCGAGTTGCGCCTTCAACTCAGTCGGCCGCTTATAACCCACAG ggtattcgACCATTTGAAGATCGACCTGCATTTTTCCAGTTTGACCAGAAGAATACAAGACCTGTAACAAGTGAAGCTAGGAGTACTTTAGGAAAAATGGCAGACCTCAAACAACCTAAAATTAATATGAGTACTGCAGCTGCTGGCACGACTAAACCTCTAGGATTCATCCCATCTAATCCTAAATATCAAAGAATTATTGAATTACAGAAAAAGTTCAGC aAAAATGATGGAGTTTTGGTTTGGCTGAAGATGGGTGGAAGAGATAAAGCATTGGTTGGATTAACAGTCGCTTGCTGCATTGCTGGATTTGCTTCAGGATTTTCCACCTTGTATGACATGGCTAGAAAGAAGAATTAA
- the LOC141914945 gene encoding cytochrome c oxidase subunit 7A, mitochondrial-like: MNQAVNVSRVAVRAITTSAGRNGKALGTVPAGPRYQKIMEMQKLMTAQDGALVWQKRGARDLIPYYFTGAVCLCGLTSAFYNLYLMSYPKQ; this comes from the exons ATGAACCAAGCAGTG AATGTCAGTAGAGTGGCAGTGAGAGCGATTACCACATCGGCTGGTAGAAATGGAAAAGCGCTTGGAACCGTTCCAGCAGGCCCTCGATATCAAAAGATCATGGAAATGCAAAAACTGATGACG GCTCAAGATGGCGCTCTGGTATGGCAGAAACGCGGAGCACGCGACCTTATACCTTACTATTTTACCGGTGCCGTTTGTCTATGTGGGCTAACAAGCGCCTTCTACAACCTATATCTGATGTCATATCCAAAGCAGTAG
- the LOC141899525 gene encoding programmed cell death protein 2-like: MAASIENAEVNIGFVEQIDECDKWKLHSAQFPSKLGGKPAWLSLNALPKADLMSCPNCQDPMIFLLQIYCPLIDDDEKVDCFHRSLFIFICKNTQCSQLNKSPNFKVFRCQLPRENKFYGYEPPLVKSIDLDLNFDTKCDTLCEVCGCYASKRCSKCKQVNYCSQNHQKLDWKYGHKSSCGMNNKTKQGACLLFDEAELVTEPESLATDEKEKSEEEKMTEYEEFMKSNKSHSFVSGDDRNLQKMALSDEDTDKVFKEFKKRVAHEPEQVLRYSLGGQPLWVCSDNIPNSGEIPSCECGAKRQFEFQVMPQLLCHLKLDKLENSIDWGTLAVYTCSENCSEGAIYHPEFLWKQDYS, from the exons ATGGCAGCCTCCATCGAGAACGCGGAAGTGAATATTGGATTCGTCGAACAGATCGACGAATGTGATAAATGGAAACTCCACAGCGCCCAGTTTCCGAGTAAACTTGGTGGCAAACCGGCATGGCTTTCATTGAATGCTCTGCCGAAAGCTGACTTGATGTCATGCCCTAATTGTCAAGATCCGATGATATTTCTGTTGCAAATCTATTGTCCTCTgatcgatgatgatgaaaaggTCGACTGTTTTCACAGAtcgttattcattttcatctgcAAAAACACTCAGTGTTCCCAGTTGAATAAATCGCCCAATTTTAAAGTGTTCCGCTGCCAGTTGCCTCGTGAAAACAAGTTTTATGGCTATGAGCCGCCATTGGTGAAATCGATcgaccttgatttaaattttgatacaAAGTGTGACACTTTGTGCGAAGTCTGTGGATGCTATGCTTCGAAACGGTGTTCCAAGTGCAAACAAGTCAACTACTGTTCTCAAAATCACCAAAAACTGGACTGGAAATATGGACACAAATCATCATGTGGAATGAATAATAAGACCAAACAGG GGGCATGTCTTCTGTTTGATGAAGCTGAATTGGTTACCGAACCAGAAAGCCTAGCTACTGATgaaaaagagaagagcgaGGAGGAAAAAATGACGGAATATGAGGAGTTCATGAAATCCAACAAGTCGCACAGTTTTGTATCCGGAGATGATCGAAACCTTCAAAAGATGGCGCTTTCAGATGAAGACACTGATAAGGTCTTCAAAGAGTTCAAGAAGAGGGTTGCACATGAACCCGAACAG GTATTAAGGTACTCACTAGGTGGTCAACCTCTTTGGGTTTGTAGTGACAATATACCTAATTCTGGTGAAATACCTAGCTGTGAATGTGGTGCCAAGAGGCAGTTTGAGTTTCAG GTGATGCCTCAGTTGCTTTGTCATTTGAAATTAGATAAGTTAGAGAATAGCATTGATTGGGGAACGCTAGCTGTTTATACCTGCTCAGAGAACTGTTCAGAAGGTGCGATATATCATCCTGAATTTCTTTGGAAACAAGATTACTCGTGA